A genomic segment from Sulfitobacter mediterraneus encodes:
- the dusB gene encoding tRNA dihydrouridine synthase DusB, producing the protein MRPPVWPIDLNPPVFLAPMAGITDLPYRTLVARFGAGLVVSEMVASQELLSRRPGTREKAELGLGVEGTSVQIAGREAAPMAEAARMIEAQGARLIDINMGCPAKKVTQGASGSALMKTPDHALRLIEAVVEAVNVPVTLKTRLGWDDQMLNAPDIARRAESAGIKMITIHGRTRCQFYKGSADWQAIRAVREAVDIPVVANGDITSANAAKQALDQSGADGVMIGRGAQGRPWVLAEISHALFGTPAPDIPLGDAFAAMVEEHYDEMLRFYGADLGGRVARKHLGWYMDTCATPNALRRDVLTRKDPKQTKGLIRQAMQLGAGAQAA; encoded by the coding sequence ATGCGCCCGCCGGTCTGGCCCATAGATCTCAACCCGCCGGTTTTCCTCGCTCCGATGGCTGGAATCACCGATTTGCCCTACCGGACCTTGGTGGCACGCTTTGGCGCGGGTCTTGTTGTGTCAGAAATGGTCGCCAGCCAGGAACTGCTGTCGCGCCGCCCCGGCACCCGTGAAAAGGCGGAACTGGGGCTGGGGGTCGAAGGCACATCTGTCCAGATCGCCGGCCGCGAGGCTGCGCCCATGGCGGAGGCCGCCCGCATGATCGAAGCACAGGGCGCGCGGCTGATCGATATCAACATGGGATGCCCTGCGAAAAAGGTAACGCAAGGCGCCTCCGGTTCGGCCCTGATGAAAACACCAGATCACGCGCTGCGCCTGATTGAGGCGGTGGTGGAGGCCGTCAATGTGCCTGTCACCCTGAAAACCCGTCTGGGTTGGGATGATCAGATGCTCAATGCCCCGGATATTGCCCGCCGCGCCGAGAGTGCGGGCATTAAGATGATCACCATTCACGGGCGCACCCGGTGCCAGTTTTACAAAGGCAGCGCCGATTGGCAGGCGATCCGCGCGGTGCGCGAGGCGGTTGATATTCCGGTGGTGGCCAATGGCGACATCACCAGCGCCAATGCGGCAAAACAGGCGTTGGATCAATCCGGTGCGGATGGGGTGATGATCGGACGCGGTGCGCAGGGGCGGCCTTGGGTGTTGGCCGAGATCAGTCATGCGCTTTTTGGCACGCCGGCGCCTGACATTCCCTTGGGTGATGCCTTTGCCGCGATGGTAGAAGAACACTACGATGAGATGCTTCGGTTTTATGGTGCTGATCTGGGTGGGCGCGTCGCCCGCAAACACCTGGGCTGGTATATGGACACCTGCGCCACGCCGAACGCCCTGCGCCGCGACGTGTTAACCAGGAAAGACCCGAAACAAACCAAAGGTTTGATCCGTCAGGCCATGCAACTTGGCGCGGGGGCACAGGCGGCATGA
- a CDS encoding two-component system sensor histidine kinase NtrB, giving the protein MSHDRNIWVSLPVPAILIEPDDSIEDINPAAEGFLNLSAKSVIGVPVWDIIAVNDPLEDAFDRARASGTPLFVNDVDVGSGQRAPLQSALQIAPLSGAEGHMLMMISPRELAGRMTQNHSVKSAAKSAIGMAEMLAHEIKNPLAGITGAAQLLSMNLPADELELTDLIVAESRRIVKLLEQVEQFGNLNPPQRQAVNLHDVLDRARRSALLGFGAQMKIIEDYDPSLPMALGDKDQLLQVVLNLLKNASEAAGEGGGTIRLRSYFEHSFRLRRADGTGQALPLQIEIIDDGPGLPDHIKGDVFDPFVSGRENGTGLGLALVSKIISEHDGWISVTSVPGQTVFRISLPRAAAQKEEE; this is encoded by the coding sequence ATGAGCCATGATCGCAACATCTGGGTATCATTGCCCGTTCCGGCCATTCTGATTGAGCCAGACGACAGCATCGAAGATATCAATCCCGCCGCCGAGGGTTTTTTGAACCTTTCGGCAAAATCGGTGATCGGCGTGCCGGTGTGGGACATTATCGCGGTCAATGACCCGCTGGAGGATGCCTTTGACCGCGCACGCGCCAGTGGCACGCCACTGTTTGTCAATGACGTCGATGTGGGGTCCGGCCAGCGGGCGCCTTTGCAATCGGCCCTGCAGATCGCACCGCTCAGCGGGGCGGAGGGGCATATGCTGATGATGATCTCGCCGCGTGAACTGGCCGGGCGGATGACCCAGAACCACTCTGTGAAATCCGCCGCCAAATCGGCGATTGGCATGGCCGAAATGCTGGCCCATGAGATCAAGAACCCGCTGGCCGGGATCACCGGCGCAGCGCAGCTTCTGTCAATGAACCTGCCCGCAGATGAGCTGGAGCTGACCGATCTGATCGTCGCGGAAAGCCGCCGGATCGTAAAATTGCTGGAACAGGTTGAACAGTTCGGAAACCTCAACCCGCCGCAACGGCAGGCGGTGAACCTGCATGACGTGCTGGACCGCGCGCGGCGCTCTGCCTTGCTGGGCTTTGGCGCCCAGATGAAAATCATCGAAGACTACGACCCTTCATTGCCCATGGCACTTGGCGATAAGGACCAACTGCTGCAAGTGGTTCTGAACCTTCTCAAAAACGCCTCCGAAGCCGCCGGAGAGGGCGGCGGCACCATCCGTCTGCGCAGCTACTTCGAACATTCATTCCGTCTGCGCCGCGCCGATGGCACCGGTCAGGCGCTGCCGCTGCAAATCGAGATCATCGATGACGGTCCGGGCCTTCCGGATCACATCAAGGGCGATGTCTTTGATCCCTTTGTCTCGGGCCGTGAAAACGGCACCGGGCTGGGCCTTGCTTTGGTCAGCAAGATCATTTCCGAACATGACGGCTGGATTTCGGTAACTTCGGTGCCCGGGCAGACGGTATTCCGCATCTCACTGCCCCGCGCAGCCGCACAGAAAGAAGAGGAATAA
- a CDS encoding sigma-54-dependent transcriptional regulator, with amino-acid sequence MSDILIVDDERDIRELISDILIDEGFATRLAGNSDDAMKEITSEPPALMILDIWLKDSQMDGIDILKAVKRDYPDVPVVIISGHGNIEIAVAAIKQGAYDFIEKPFNIDQLLVVIRRAMETSRLRRENLTLKKRDVSSAEMLGNSAAYRALIGQLDKVTKSNGRVMLTGPAGSGKEIAARYIHAHSNRASAPFVTVNCAGVEPDRMEEMLFGREGGDRGIEPGLLEQAHGGVIYFDEVADMPLGTQSKILRVLVDQQFTRVGGNDKLRVDLRVISSTNRDLTAAIRDETFREELYHRLNVVPIAVPSLEERREDIPLLADHFIAECNATQGLPLRSLSDDAIALMQTMVWPGNVRQLKNLVERVLILGDGTGPIEARELPGEEDKGEDDGRVVLSGALATLPLREAREAFEREYLLTQINRFGGNISRTANFVGMERSALHRKLKSLGVVTSAKSGVRVAHVDEESEAEG; translated from the coding sequence ATGAGTGACATTCTGATTGTAGACGACGAACGCGATATCCGCGAATTGATCTCGGACATCCTGATTGACGAAGGGTTTGCCACCCGCCTGGCCGGGAATTCCGACGATGCGATGAAGGAGATCACATCAGAGCCACCGGCGCTGATGATCCTCGATATCTGGCTCAAGGACAGCCAGATGGACGGCATTGACATCCTCAAGGCGGTGAAACGGGATTACCCCGATGTGCCGGTGGTGATCATCTCCGGCCATGGCAATATCGAGATCGCGGTCGCGGCGATCAAACAGGGCGCTTACGACTTTATCGAAAAGCCGTTCAATATCGATCAGTTGCTGGTCGTGATCCGCCGTGCCATGGAAACCTCACGCCTGCGCCGCGAGAATCTCACGCTCAAGAAGCGCGATGTCTCCAGCGCGGAAATGCTTGGCAACTCAGCGGCTTATCGCGCGTTGATCGGTCAGCTTGATAAAGTGACCAAATCCAACGGCCGGGTCATGCTGACCGGCCCCGCCGGGTCGGGCAAGGAGATTGCCGCGCGCTATATCCATGCCCATTCCAACCGCGCCTCGGCACCGTTTGTCACTGTCAATTGCGCGGGCGTCGAGCCTGACCGGATGGAAGAAATGCTTTTTGGCCGAGAAGGTGGTGATCGCGGGATCGAGCCGGGGTTGCTCGAACAGGCCCATGGCGGCGTGATCTATTTTGACGAGGTCGCGGATATGCCGCTGGGCACCCAGTCGAAAATTCTGCGGGTCCTGGTGGACCAGCAATTTACCCGCGTTGGCGGGAATGACAAATTGCGGGTGGATCTGCGGGTGATCTCCAGCACCAACCGCGATCTGACCGCCGCCATCCGCGATGAAACCTTCCGCGAGGAGCTTTATCACCGCCTCAACGTGGTGCCGATTGCCGTGCCATCCCTCGAAGAGCGCCGCGAGGACATCCCGCTTCTGGCAGATCATTTCATTGCCGAATGCAACGCCACCCAAGGTCTTCCTTTGCGCAGTCTGTCCGATGACGCCATTGCCCTGATGCAAACGATGGTCTGGCCGGGCAACGTGCGCCAGTTGAAAAACCTTGTGGAACGGGTGTTGATCCTTGGCGACGGCACCGGACCGATCGAGGCCCGCGAACTGCCCGGAGAAGAGGACAAGGGCGAGGATGACGGCCGCGTTGTGCTCTCCGGCGCTCTGGCAACCCTGCCGCTGCGCGAGGCCCGCGAGGCGTTCGAACGCGAATATCTTCTGACACAGATCAACCGGTTTGGCGGCAATATTTCGCGGACGGCCAATTTTGTCGGCATGGAGCGCTCCGCCTTGCACCGCAAACTCAAATCGCTCGGGGTGGTCACCTCCGCCAAATCCGGCGTGCGCGTGGCCCATGTGGATGAGGAAAGCGAGGCAGAGGGCTGA
- a CDS encoding bifunctional 2-C-methyl-D-erythritol 4-phosphate cytidylyltransferase/2-C-methyl-D-erythritol 2,4-cyclodiphosphate synthase, protein MTITALIVAAGRGTRVGGALPKQWQPLGAARVIDHTIAAFARHPKIDQIAVVLHPDDLHLAQSFDVPGLIVGAGGADRAASVRNGLAMLPEAGQVLIHDAARPCVSAQVIDDVLSALTETRAAAPGLAVTDALWRGTDHHVTGPQDRAGLFAAQTPQGFDLAVIKQAHAAYQGPAADDVEVARAYGIPVRITPGDPDNIKITTAGDFARAGRILENAMDIRTGNGFDVHAFGPGNNVMLCGVKIPHDHGLVGHSDADVGLHTVTDAIYGALAMGDIGQHFPPSDPQWKGAESHVFLRHAAGLAREMGFVLTHVDCTLICEHPKVGPHAAEMRKVMADILEIDVSRVSVKATTSERLGFTGRGEGVACMATATLVKS, encoded by the coding sequence ATGACCATCACTGCTCTTATCGTTGCCGCAGGTCGCGGCACCCGCGTTGGCGGGGCGCTGCCAAAGCAGTGGCAGCCGCTTGGCGCCGCGCGGGTGATCGACCACACGATCGCGGCCTTCGCCCGCCATCCGAAGATTGACCAGATTGCCGTTGTGCTGCATCCCGATGATCTGCATCTGGCGCAGAGTTTTGACGTGCCGGGGCTGATCGTGGGCGCGGGAGGCGCGGACCGGGCGGCATCGGTGCGCAATGGATTGGCGATGCTGCCCGAAGCCGGTCAGGTGCTGATCCATGATGCCGCAAGACCCTGTGTTTCAGCACAGGTGATTGATGATGTGCTTTCCGCCTTGACCGAGACCCGCGCCGCCGCACCCGGTCTGGCCGTCACAGATGCCCTGTGGCGCGGCACGGATCATCATGTAACCGGCCCGCAGGACCGCGCCGGCCTTTTTGCCGCGCAGACACCACAAGGGTTTGATCTGGCGGTGATCAAACAGGCCCATGCCGCCTATCAGGGCCCTGCCGCCGATGATGTGGAGGTCGCCCGCGCCTATGGTATTCCCGTGCGGATCACACCCGGCGATCCCGACAACATCAAGATCACAACCGCAGGCGATTTTGCCCGTGCGGGGCGCATATTGGAGAACGCGATGGACATTCGTACCGGCAACGGCTTTGACGTGCATGCCTTTGGACCCGGCAATAATGTAATGCTATGCGGGGTGAAAATCCCGCATGATCATGGGCTTGTGGGGCATTCTGATGCGGATGTCGGACTGCATACAGTGACCGATGCGATCTATGGCGCCTTGGCGATGGGCGACATTGGCCAACATTTTCCGCCCTCAGATCCACAGTGGAAAGGCGCAGAAAGCCATGTGTTCCTGCGCCATGCGGCCGGATTGGCCCGCGAGATGGGCTTTGTGCTGACCCATGTGGATTGTACGCTGATTTGCGAACATCCGAAAGTCGGGCCGCACGCGGCAGAGATGCGTAAAGTCATGGCAGATATCCTTGAAATTGACGTGAGCCGCGTGTCAGTCAAAGCCACCACGTCAGAACGCCTTGGCTTTACCGGTCGGGGCGAAGGGGTCGCGTGCATGGCCACAGCAACATTGGTGAAATCATGA
- a CDS encoding response regulator: MDGTVLVADDDRTIRTVLTQALTRAGCKVHATSSLTTLMRWVGEGKGDVVITDVAMPDGNGLEMLPKISADRPGLPVIVISAQNTIMTAIKAAEAEAFDYLPKPFDLPDLMKRTARALEKGGAAPRATASKAPEEDRDDLPLIGRTPVMQALYRLVARVMNTDLPVLIWGESGTGKSLIGKAIHDFSDRRNLPFVTVTGTELVDIDAPARLLAKVRGGTLLIDEIADIPPEVQARISRMMDAPGEYSPRFLATSQSDLAAAMKEGKLRRDLYYRLSGATLHVPTLRDRVEDIPLLADHFLKQAEDSGLGVLRQLSDAAAKVLSNYAWPGNVRQLEHAMRQLALTSRASEVSQTEAEQVLGAQPTSEPLRAHASTERLGASVERHLRRYFDQHGNMLPPPGLYARILREVEAPLIEIALGATAGNQAKCADLLGINRNTLRKKITDLDIEVTRGRKMM; this comes from the coding sequence ATGGATGGCACGGTATTGGTCGCCGATGACGATCGCACAATCCGCACGGTCTTGACGCAAGCCCTGACGCGGGCGGGTTGCAAGGTTCATGCCACCTCAAGCCTGACCACGCTGATGCGCTGGGTCGGAGAGGGCAAAGGCGATGTGGTGATCACGGATGTGGCGATGCCGGATGGCAACGGTTTGGAAATGCTGCCCAAAATATCGGCGGACAGGCCCGGATTGCCGGTGATCGTGATCTCGGCGCAAAACACCATCATGACCGCGATCAAGGCCGCAGAGGCCGAGGCGTTTGACTACCTGCCCAAACCCTTTGATCTGCCTGATCTGATGAAGCGCACGGCGCGGGCGCTGGAGAAAGGCGGCGCAGCCCCACGGGCAACCGCCAGCAAAGCGCCGGAAGAAGACCGTGATGATCTGCCGCTGATTGGCCGAACCCCGGTGATGCAGGCGCTTTACCGGCTGGTGGCGCGGGTGATGAACACCGATTTGCCGGTTCTGATCTGGGGGGAAAGCGGCACGGGTAAGTCTTTGATCGGAAAGGCTATCCATGACTTCTCTGATCGTCGCAACTTGCCCTTTGTCACGGTCACGGGCACCGAGTTGGTGGATATTGACGCTCCTGCACGGCTGCTGGCCAAGGTGCGCGGCGGCACGTTGTTGATTGACGAGATCGCCGATATCCCACCCGAGGTGCAGGCGCGTATTTCGCGGATGATGGATGCGCCGGGCGAATACAGCCCGCGGTTTCTGGCCACCAGCCAATCGGATCTGGCCGCCGCGATGAAAGAGGGCAAATTGCGCCGCGATCTTTATTATCGCCTGTCCGGTGCGACCTTGCACGTGCCAACCCTGCGCGACCGCGTCGAAGACATCCCGCTCTTGGCCGACCATTTCCTGAAACAGGCCGAAGACAGCGGTCTGGGGGTTCTGCGCCAATTGTCCGATGCCGCCGCTAAGGTGTTGTCCAACTACGCCTGGCCCGGCAATGTGCGTCAACTGGAACATGCGATGCGGCAGCTTGCCCTGACCAGCCGCGCCAGTGAGGTCAGCCAGACGGAGGCTGAACAAGTGCTTGGCGCCCAGCCCACAAGCGAGCCCTTACGGGCCCATGCCAGCACCGAACGACTGGGCGCCAGCGTGGAACGGCATCTGCGCCGCTATTTCGATCAACACGGAAATATGTTGCCGCCGCCCGGCCTCTATGCGCGGATCCTGCGCGAAGTTGAAGCACCGTTGATCGAAATTGCCCTTGGTGCGACCGCCGGAAATCAGGCAAAATGCGCCGATCTGCTGGGCATCAACCGAAATACATTGCGCAAGAAAATCACCGACCTCGATATAGAGGTGACACGGGGCCGCAAAATGATGTAA
- a CDS encoding sensor histidine kinase NtrY-like codes for MRRVRNLATLSLVVLGPVLAMATYLALGPLGQGANTFGLRLILLTDLVYVLLVAALVLSQVARLIAARRAKSAGSRLHLRLTGVFALMALIPTVSVAVFAGLTVNVGLEGWFSDRVRSVVGNSLAAAQAYETEQREDLIADARTLARSIDNARKKGINLSDSALLGEGQRQIQRGLREAYLIDGTAQIRARGNRSYLFDYEQPDLAQIETASADGVLIIEDWTNNEFRALVPMESFVDRYLYVSREVDGEILSLLDETKETVRLYQQLEADRGRLLFEFALVYLGFAVILILAAVWLGLWFAERLSGPVGRLTGAAQQVGAGDLSVQVREEEGDDEIAMLGRYFNQMTRQLSGQRETLLDNTRQIERRRRLFDSVLSSVTSGVVGLDPEGRVAFVNRSAKRLLDWHEDQQSLALAVAVPEFGPLFETLTSGGGTAVQGEVKVSRQGTQENLLVRMAPRRSDDGRLEGYVVAFDDVTDLVSAQRMAAWGDVARRIAHEIKNPLTPIQLSAERIRRKFAPKLGEDSDTLEQMTGVIIRQTGDLRRIVDEFSKFARMPEPETSDQDLTQLVRDAVFLQQAGQPEVKIVSDLPDRPVVAQIDATMISQALTNLIKNAGEAIESLSKKGTQDDLAPRIEVTLTCTDNTARLTIADNGIGLPEDRARLFEPYVTTRSEGTGLGLPIVKKIIEEHGGTLTLENAPVFDGQTHFGAMAVISLPIAPSSDSNENRMETTHE; via the coding sequence ATGCGCCGTGTGCGCAACCTTGCAACCTTGTCCTTGGTTGTGTTGGGCCCGGTTCTGGCGATGGCAACCTATCTGGCGTTGGGTCCATTGGGGCAGGGCGCCAATACCTTTGGGCTGCGCCTCATCCTGCTGACCGATCTGGTGTATGTCCTGCTGGTCGCCGCGCTGGTTCTGTCACAAGTCGCCCGTCTGATCGCGGCGCGGCGGGCCAAATCCGCCGGATCGCGTTTGCACCTGCGCCTCACCGGGGTGTTTGCCCTGATGGCCCTGATCCCCACGGTCAGTGTCGCGGTCTTTGCTGGTCTGACGGTGAATGTGGGACTCGAGGGATGGTTTTCGGACCGGGTGCGCAGTGTGGTTGGCAATTCGCTGGCCGCCGCGCAGGCCTATGAAACCGAACAACGCGAAGACCTGATCGCGGATGCCCGCACGCTCGCCCGCAGCATCGACAACGCCCGCAAGAAAGGCATCAACCTCAGCGACAGCGCCCTTCTGGGCGAAGGCCAGCGGCAAATTCAAAGAGGTCTGCGCGAAGCCTATCTTATTGATGGAACAGCCCAAATTCGCGCCCGTGGCAACCGGTCCTATCTGTTTGATTATGAACAACCAGACCTCGCCCAGATAGAGACCGCCAGCGCCGATGGTGTGCTGATCATTGAGGATTGGACGAACAACGAATTTCGCGCGCTCGTGCCAATGGAAAGCTTTGTCGATCGCTATCTCTACGTCAGCCGCGAAGTTGATGGCGAGATCCTGTCGCTGCTTGATGAAACCAAGGAAACCGTCCGCCTCTATCAACAACTCGAAGCGGATCGCGGGCGGCTGTTGTTTGAGTTTGCCCTTGTTTATCTGGGCTTTGCGGTGATTCTGATCCTGGCGGCGGTCTGGCTTGGCCTGTGGTTTGCCGAGCGTCTGTCTGGACCTGTCGGGCGGCTCACGGGGGCGGCGCAGCAGGTCGGCGCTGGCGATCTGTCCGTTCAGGTGCGCGAAGAAGAAGGCGATGACGAAATCGCGATGCTGGGGCGGTATTTCAACCAGATGACCCGCCAGCTCAGCGGTCAGCGTGAAACCCTGCTCGACAACACACGCCAGATTGAACGCCGCCGCCGGTTGTTTGATTCCGTGCTCAGTTCTGTCACTTCCGGTGTCGTGGGCCTTGATCCCGAAGGGCGCGTGGCCTTTGTGAACCGTTCCGCCAAGCGGCTTCTGGATTGGCATGAGGATCAGCAATCGCTGGCGTTGGCCGTTGCTGTCCCTGAATTCGGCCCGTTGTTCGAGACCCTTACCTCTGGCGGCGGGACCGCCGTTCAGGGCGAGGTCAAGGTCTCGCGGCAGGGGACGCAGGAAAACCTGTTGGTGCGCATGGCCCCGCGACGGTCTGATGATGGGCGTCTGGAGGGCTATGTGGTGGCCTTTGACGATGTGACCGATCTGGTCAGCGCCCAGCGGATGGCCGCCTGGGGCGATGTCGCGCGGCGCATTGCCCATGAGATCAAGAACCCGCTGACCCCGATCCAGCTCAGCGCCGAACGCATCCGGCGCAAGTTTGCCCCCAAACTGGGCGAGGACAGCGACACATTGGAACAGATGACAGGGGTGATCATCCGCCAGACCGGCGATCTGCGCCGGATCGTGGATGAGTTCAGCAAATTCGCCCGCATGCCCGAGCCGGAAACCTCCGATCAGGATCTGACGCAACTGGTGCGCGACGCGGTGTTCTTGCAGCAGGCTGGCCAGCCGGAAGTCAAGATCGTCTCAGACCTGCCTGATAGGCCGGTGGTGGCGCAGATCGATGCGACGATGATCTCACAAGCCCTGACCAACCTGATTAAGAATGCCGGAGAAGCCATTGAATCCTTATCCAAAAAAGGCACGCAGGATGATCTTGCCCCAAGAATCGAAGTGACCTTGACCTGCACCGACAACACCGCTCGCCTGACCATTGCGGACAACGGGATCGGCCTGCCCGAAGATCGCGCCCGCCTGTTTGAACCCTACGTGACCACCCGCAGTGAAGGCACCGGCCTTGGCCTGCCCATCGTTAAAAAAATTATTGAAGAACACGGCGGCACATTAACCCTCGAAAACGCGCCAGTATTTGACGGGCAAACCCATTTTGGCGCAATGGCGGTCATTTCCCTGCCCATCGCGCCATCAAGTGACAGTAATGAGAATAGAATGGAGACAACGCATGAGTGA